In Zhaonella formicivorans, one DNA window encodes the following:
- a CDS encoding Wzz/FepE/Etk N-terminal domain-containing protein: MSSEKEISLYQEVYDEIDLRDIIMVIWRRRKTILTIFLVTVIAATAFAFLQEPVYKMSSTISLGNYNSNIYTNPAGAKEVLLSDNVLMEVIKQLGLDVKPEEYRQFKEKISVDIVKDTSFIQIAVKEKDRVLGKKIIEQMVAIYTNLSLKDYTNHEKLISQQLATINQQLKEKEEELNLAKKFITTLENDPGIDETKKEIRTNEVYNYLREIDSQRIALLDRYLSLQKEKDALEHVKVINPVRIPQYPVAPQKKVIVAVAMVLGLMVGLFVAFIQDYFKRNPIDFKGTNVSS; the protein is encoded by the coding sequence ATGAGTAGCGAGAAAGAAATTAGTCTATATCAGGAAGTCTACGATGAAATTGACTTGCGAGACATTATTATGGTGATTTGGCGCCGGCGCAAGACGATCTTAACCATTTTCTTGGTGACAGTCATCGCCGCAACCGCTTTTGCTTTTTTGCAAGAGCCCGTATATAAAATGTCTTCAACAATTTCTCTGGGGAACTATAATTCAAATATATATACTAACCCGGCAGGAGCTAAAGAAGTACTGTTGAGTGATAACGTACTTATGGAAGTAATTAAGCAGTTGGGGTTAGATGTAAAACCTGAAGAGTACAGACAATTTAAGGAGAAAATATCCGTAGACATAGTTAAAGATACATCATTTATTCAAATAGCGGTTAAGGAAAAGGACAGGGTATTAGGTAAAAAGATTATCGAGCAGATGGTAGCAATATATACGAACTTAAGCCTCAAAGACTATACTAACCATGAAAAACTAATATCCCAGCAATTAGCTACCATAAATCAACAGCTTAAAGAGAAAGAAGAAGAACTGAATCTGGCGAAAAAATTCATAACTACTTTGGAAAATGATCCAGGTATCGATGAGACGAAAAAAGAAATACGTACTAATGAAGTATATAACTATCTGCGGGAAATAGACAGCCAGCGTATTGCGCTGTTGGACAGATACCTGTCCCTCCAAAAGGAAAAAGATGCCCTTGAGCATGTTAAAGTTATAAACCCGGTAAGAATACCGCAGTACCCCGTTGCGCCACAAAAGAAAGTAATTGTGGCAGTGGCAATGGTGTTGGGGCTAATGGTGGGCTTGTTTGTGGCGTTTATTCAGGATTATTTTAAACGTAATCCAATAGATTTTAAGGGCACTAATGTAAGCAGCTAA
- the neuB gene encoding N-acetylneuraminate synthase, which yields MNQFSHVYVIAEAGVNHNGSLEMAKELVDVAVDAGADAIKFQTFKAEKVVSSLAPKAEYQNKTTGRLESQLEMLKKLELGEEDIQLLIEYCHKRKIQFLSTPFDFESLNLLTYTFDLPIIKIASGEITNAPFLLKAAQAGKPIILSTGMSTLGDVELALGVLAFGYTVKGKKPSLKAFREAFCSIEGQQALRDNVVLLHCTTEYPASFSDVNLRVIHTMMRCFGLQVGLSDHTPGIAVSIAAVAQGAVIIEKHFTLARNLPGPDHQASLEPEELKMMVQSIRQVEAALGSPIKIPTQIEIKNAHVARKSLVAARDIQKGELFSEDNLTIKRPGIGVSPMQYWDWLGKNAERDYKQDDVIRP from the coding sequence ATGAATCAATTTAGCCATGTCTACGTCATTGCAGAAGCAGGGGTGAATCATAACGGTTCTCTTGAAATGGCAAAAGAGCTTGTCGATGTAGCTGTTGATGCAGGCGCTGATGCAATAAAGTTTCAAACTTTCAAAGCAGAGAAAGTTGTCAGTAGCTTAGCACCTAAAGCCGAATATCAGAACAAGACTACAGGAAGATTGGAAAGTCAACTTGAGATGCTTAAGAAACTCGAGCTAGGTGAAGAGGATATCCAATTACTAATCGAATATTGTCATAAGCGAAAGATTCAATTTCTGTCTACTCCTTTTGATTTTGAGAGTCTTAACTTGTTAACTTATACCTTTGACTTACCCATAATAAAGATAGCTTCCGGGGAGATTACAAATGCACCATTTTTGTTAAAAGCTGCTCAGGCTGGCAAGCCCATTATACTTTCCACTGGCATGAGTACTCTTGGTGACGTGGAATTAGCTCTTGGAGTTTTGGCTTTTGGTTATACCGTAAAGGGGAAAAAACCATCATTAAAAGCATTTAGGGAAGCCTTTTGCTCAATTGAAGGGCAACAGGCTTTAAGGGATAACGTAGTCTTGCTTCATTGCACTACTGAATATCCTGCATCGTTTTCGGACGTAAATCTGCGAGTAATTCATACCATGATGCGGTGTTTTGGTTTGCAGGTAGGTTTATCAGATCATACCCCAGGCATTGCAGTTTCAATAGCGGCAGTAGCACAAGGAGCTGTTATAATAGAGAAGCACTTTACATTAGCTCGAAATTTACCAGGTCCTGATCATCAGGCGTCACTTGAACCTGAGGAATTAAAAATGATGGTGCAATCTATTCGTCAAGTAGAAGCTGCATTAGGCTCACCCATAAAGATTCCGACACAAATAGAAATAAAGAATGCACATGTTGCGAGAAAAAGCCTTGTGGCAGCAAGAGATATTCAAAAAGGGGAACTATTTTCTGAAGATAATCTTACTATTAAACGACCAGGAATAGGGGTTTCACCAATGCAGTATTGGGATTGGCTAGGGAAAAATGCGGAAAGAGACTATAAACAAGATGATGTGATCAGACCATGA
- a CDS encoding NAD-dependent 4,6-dehydratase LegB, with protein MHLINKNILVTGADGFIGSHLVEELVRSGYNVRAFVLYNSFNSWGWLDHSPKEIRDNLDVFAGDVRDPHGIKQAMKGCNAVIHLAALIAIPYSYYSPDTYVDTNIKGTLNILQAARELEILKVVHTSTSEVYGTAKFVPITEDHPLQGQSPYSASKIGADQLAMSFYYSFNTPVAIVRPFNTYGPRQSARAVIPTVITQIASGKRKIKLGALHPTRDFNYVKDTVKGFIAALESDNSIGQIINIGSNYEISIGDTAKLIAEVMDVEIEIETEEIRLRPEKSEVERLWADNSKAKNLLGWEPIYSGREGLKRGLQETATWFSNPENLKHYKADIYNI; from the coding sequence TTGCATCTGATAAACAAGAACATTTTGGTTACTGGAGCAGATGGTTTTATAGGTTCACATTTAGTAGAAGAATTAGTGCGTTCAGGGTATAACGTGCGTGCTTTTGTTTTATATAATTCTTTTAATTCATGGGGTTGGTTAGACCATTCTCCCAAAGAGATTCGTGACAATTTAGATGTTTTTGCAGGCGATGTGCGCGACCCACATGGCATTAAACAGGCTATGAAGGGTTGTAATGCGGTTATACATTTAGCTGCATTAATAGCAATTCCATATTCGTATTATTCGCCAGATACCTATGTAGATACAAACATTAAGGGTACCTTAAATATCCTTCAAGCAGCCAGAGAACTGGAAATTTTAAAGGTTGTGCATACTTCGACCAGTGAAGTTTATGGCACAGCTAAATTTGTACCTATAACTGAAGATCACCCGTTGCAAGGACAATCGCCGTACTCAGCGAGCAAAATAGGCGCAGATCAGCTCGCTATGTCCTTTTACTATTCTTTTAATACCCCTGTTGCAATAGTACGACCATTTAATACTTACGGACCAAGACAATCGGCCCGTGCTGTCATTCCGACAGTAATTACCCAAATTGCAAGCGGGAAAAGAAAGATAAAGCTTGGCGCGCTGCATCCCACTCGTGACTTTAACTATGTAAAAGATACTGTTAAAGGTTTTATAGCTGCTCTGGAGTCAGATAATTCCATAGGCCAGATTATAAATATTGGCAGTAACTACGAAATCTCTATTGGTGATACTGCTAAACTAATAGCTGAAGTTATGGACGTAGAAATTGAAATTGAAACAGAAGAAATTAGATTGCGACCGGAAAAGAGCGAAGTTGAACGATTATGGGCTGATAATTCCAAGGCTAAAAATCTTCTTGGTTGGGAGCCGATTTATAGTGGTAGAGAAGGATTAAAAAGGGGGTTGCAGGAAACGGCGACGTGGTTTAGTAACCCAGAAAACCTTAAGCACTACAAAGCCGATATATACAATATATGA
- a CDS encoding stalk domain-containing protein, with amino-acid sequence MFRMRSKRLLVLLVMAVFLVVVYSVGGGVAAAAGGTSPAPEVSASPTVPGDTGDDKPGTAGDQDQADEDADEDEDTDAVGDLDEDENEDQDKDDGDRHEERDAGKDANKVEDQDEDVDEDQAAREEADEDLDLDEEEVKGDKDAEKQAERLAKAQEDLAKALTKLAEDPNDKEAYEDMARAYAALGQWYQAKEAATQLLAIDPDNEEAGILLAVSLYRQGDQEGALQQLQAMATKKSGDDDVYELLGELLELQGELDEALEKYEQAAALNPNDPDIFAKLSGAYQKVGIEGVKVFVNGSKPQFDVQPQIVDGRTLVPFRALAESLGAQVAWDGATRQVTVVKADITINLTADSPVATVNGTPVNLDVPATITGGRVLVPLRFLSEGLGAKAKWDQQSQMVIVSQ; translated from the coding sequence ATGTTTAGGATGCGTAGTAAAAGGTTACTGGTACTGCTGGTGATGGCTGTTTTTCTGGTAGTGGTATACTCTGTGGGAGGAGGAGTGGCAGCCGCCGCAGGAGGCACGTCACCGGCACCGGAAGTCTCTGCCAGCCCGACTGTGCCAGGGGACACCGGCGATGACAAACCAGGCACGGCTGGTGACCAAGACCAGGCTGACGAAGATGCGGACGAGGACGAAGATACAGACGCAGTCGGCGACCTGGACGAGGACGAGAACGAGGATCAAGACAAGGATGATGGAGACCGGCATGAAGAACGGGATGCCGGCAAAGATGCGAACAAAGTTGAAGACCAGGACGAAGACGTAGACGAGGATCAAGCAGCTCGCGAAGAAGCGGATGAAGACCTTGACCTGGACGAGGAAGAGGTCAAAGGTGATAAAGACGCCGAGAAGCAAGCCGAAAGACTTGCAAAAGCCCAGGAAGACCTGGCAAAGGCCCTGACGAAACTGGCGGAGGACCCCAATGATAAAGAGGCTTACGAAGACATGGCCAGGGCCTATGCCGCCCTGGGCCAGTGGTATCAGGCCAAAGAAGCGGCAACACAGCTCCTGGCTATAGACCCGGACAACGAAGAAGCTGGGATCTTGCTCGCGGTAAGCCTCTACCGCCAGGGGGATCAAGAGGGAGCGCTGCAACAGCTCCAGGCCATGGCCACCAAAAAGTCAGGTGACGACGACGTTTACGAACTGCTGGGAGAACTCCTGGAACTCCAGGGAGAACTGGATGAGGCGCTGGAAAAATACGAACAGGCCGCCGCTCTTAACCCCAACGACCCGGACATTTTCGCCAAGTTGAGCGGGGCTTATCAAAAAGTGGGGATTGAAGGAGTCAAGGTCTTTGTCAACGGTAGCAAGCCGCAATTCGATGTCCAGCCCCAGATCGTCGATGGGCGCACCCTGGTTCCGTTCCGGGCGCTGGCGGAAAGTCTCGGCGCCCAGGTGGCCTGGGACGGAGCGACCCGCCAGGTGACAGTGGTTAAGGCGGACATCACCATCAACCTCACTGCTGACAGTCCGGTCGCCACGGTTAACGGCACTCCCGTCAACCTGGATGTACCTGCTACCATCACCGGCGGTCGGGTACTGGTTCCCCTCCGGTTCCTGAGTGAGGGACTGGGTGCCAAGGCCAAGTGGGATCAGCAAAGCCAGATGGTTATAGTTAGTCAATAA
- a CDS encoding acetyltransferase: protein MSLPVIVLGAGGHAKVLIDILRLRGIKILCLIDPKLATFSNTLNGIRLIDNEDEVLRYQPDEVRLVNGLGSVSDTTKRTHLFQKLKNLGYSFASLIHPSAIIASDVKLAEGVQIMAGAIIQAGSNVGQNAIINTKASIDHDCVIGNHVHIAPGVTLSGGVTVGDRAHIGTGATIIQNVRIGQSSIVGAGALVLKDVPEGAKVLGVAAKVVTTNDKELG from the coding sequence ATGAGTCTGCCTGTAATTGTACTAGGTGCAGGGGGGCATGCAAAGGTCCTTATTGATATATTGCGACTTAGGGGGATTAAGATTCTTTGTCTGATTGATCCTAAGTTAGCTACTTTTTCTAACACATTAAATGGGATACGATTAATAGATAACGAAGATGAAGTTCTGCGATATCAACCAGACGAAGTCAGATTAGTGAATGGTTTAGGTTCGGTTAGCGATACAACTAAACGAACGCATTTGTTTCAAAAACTAAAAAATTTAGGATACTCCTTTGCTAGTCTGATTCATCCTTCAGCTATAATTGCCTCTGATGTTAAACTGGCTGAAGGAGTGCAGATTATGGCTGGCGCAATTATTCAGGCAGGTAGTAATGTGGGGCAGAACGCAATTATTAACACTAAAGCATCTATCGATCATGATTGCGTAATAGGAAATCATGTTCATATAGCTCCTGGCGTAACCCTTTCCGGAGGGGTAACAGTAGGGGATAGAGCACATATAGGGACGGGAGCAACTATTATTCAAAATGTTAGAATTGGCCAAAGCAGTATAGTAGGCGCTGGTGCCCTAGTGTTAAAAGATGTTCCAGAAGGGGCTAAAGTTTTAGGCGTGGCTGCGAAAGTAGTTACTACGAATGATAAAGAGCTGGGGTGA
- a CDS encoding nucleotidyltransferase family protein: MVRWRSFDILQKVIVQADDTLWDSLPKMEEAGLQVLLVVDRRNQLVGIVTDGDVRRALLNGLDLKTQLKKVMHLHPKTLTVNSHISKAKEVMQKYNIRHVPLIDAEGRVADLIIWSDCFATVREERLEKVVIMAGGKGTRLDPFTKILPKPMIPIGDKPIIEIIMDKFYQQGFSEFILSLGYKAEIVKMYFSESNGRPYKVDFVCEEKPLGTAGALKLLVDKIKDTFIVANCDVILEINFADLLRHHHEHNNQLTIVGSVKDFTIPYGVLKTEGQNLLAIDEKPNYHFLVNTGLYVIEPQILKLIIDGELIHMTDLLQRVKEHGGKVGVYPHHGNWFDIGQWEDYRNTLRYFSAAE, translated from the coding sequence GTGGTGAGATGGCGTTCTTTTGACATATTACAAAAAGTAATAGTACAAGCTGACGATACCCTTTGGGATAGTTTGCCTAAAATGGAAGAAGCCGGGCTACAGGTGCTGTTAGTGGTTGACCGCAGGAATCAGCTTGTCGGTATTGTTACTGACGGCGATGTGCGACGAGCTTTATTAAATGGTTTAGATTTAAAAACACAGCTGAAGAAAGTTATGCATCTCCATCCTAAAACATTAACAGTTAATAGTCATATTAGTAAAGCTAAAGAAGTAATGCAAAAATATAATATCAGACATGTTCCCTTAATTGATGCTGAGGGAAGGGTAGCGGATTTGATTATCTGGTCAGATTGTTTTGCGACTGTCCGTGAAGAAAGATTAGAAAAAGTTGTAATCATGGCAGGTGGTAAAGGTACCCGTTTAGACCCTTTTACTAAAATACTACCCAAACCAATGATACCTATAGGTGATAAACCTATTATCGAAATTATAATGGATAAGTTTTATCAACAGGGATTTTCTGAGTTTATTTTATCTTTGGGCTATAAAGCAGAAATTGTCAAGATGTATTTTTCTGAATCTAACGGACGACCTTATAAAGTGGATTTTGTTTGTGAAGAGAAACCCTTAGGTACTGCTGGAGCATTAAAATTGTTAGTAGACAAGATAAAAGATACATTTATAGTTGCAAACTGCGATGTTATCTTAGAAATTAACTTTGCTGATTTGCTCAGACATCATCATGAACACAATAATCAGCTTACCATTGTAGGATCAGTTAAAGATTTCACTATTCCATATGGCGTATTGAAAACCGAGGGACAAAACCTTTTAGCAATAGATGAAAAACCAAATTATCATTTTTTGGTCAATACAGGGCTATATGTAATTGAACCACAAATTCTTAAATTAATAATTGATGGTGAATTAATACATATGACGGATTTGTTGCAAAGAGTTAAGGAGCATGGTGGAAAAGTTGGTGTATACCCTCATCATGGAAATTGGTTCGATATAGGGCAATGGGAAGATTATCGTAATACATTAAGGTATTTCAGTGCTGCAGAGTAG
- the neuC gene encoding UDP-N-acetylglucosamine 2-epimerase → MDKIRKICVVTGSRAEYGLLYWLMKEIQQDPQLELQLIVTGMHLSPEFGLTYSIIEQDGFIINEKVEMLLSSDTPVGIAKSIGLATIGFADALARLNPDILVLFGDRYEILAAAQAALVEKIPIAHIAGGDTTEGAFDEAIRHSITKMSHLHFVTNEIAAKRVRQMGENPEHIFNVGSPGIDQIKRLKLLSRERLEQELGFKFKEKNLLITFHPTTLDDRPAKVQFQELLQALDSFGSEMGLIFTKPNSDTEGRTLIHMIEDYVAVHENARAYASLGQLRYLSTIAQVDAVVGNSSSGLYEVPSFKKPTVNIGDRQKGRLKASSVIDCEPIASDIVKAIYQALTGDFSNTVNPYGDGYSTERIICKLKQITNPKSLLKKHFYEVDF, encoded by the coding sequence ATGGATAAAATAAGGAAGATTTGTGTTGTAACAGGTAGTCGTGCAGAATATGGGTTGCTTTATTGGTTGATGAAAGAAATTCAGCAAGATCCCCAACTAGAGTTACAACTTATAGTTACTGGAATGCACCTTTCACCGGAGTTTGGGTTAACTTATAGCATCATTGAGCAGGATGGTTTTATTATTAACGAAAAGGTGGAGATGTTGCTTTCAAGTGATACCCCTGTAGGCATAGCAAAATCAATAGGTCTGGCTACCATTGGCTTTGCTGATGCTTTAGCTCGGTTAAATCCTGATATACTCGTCTTATTTGGAGATCGCTATGAAATTTTAGCGGCAGCGCAAGCAGCTCTTGTGGAAAAAATACCTATTGCTCATATAGCTGGCGGTGACACAACAGAGGGCGCATTTGATGAAGCAATACGCCACAGCATTACAAAGATGTCGCACCTGCACTTTGTAACAAATGAAATAGCTGCTAAACGTGTACGGCAAATGGGCGAAAATCCTGAGCATATCTTCAATGTTGGGAGCCCCGGAATTGACCAAATAAAACGTTTAAAGTTACTTAGCCGGGAACGACTTGAACAAGAACTAGGTTTTAAATTTAAAGAAAAAAATCTGTTAATCACATTTCACCCAACTACATTAGATGATCGACCCGCGAAGGTTCAGTTTCAAGAGCTGTTACAAGCACTTGATAGCTTCGGTAGTGAAATGGGTCTAATATTTACAAAACCTAATTCTGATACTGAAGGACGTACTTTAATTCATATGATTGAAGATTATGTAGCTGTGCACGAGAATGCTCGAGCTTATGCATCCTTAGGTCAATTACGTTATTTAAGTACTATAGCTCAAGTTGATGCTGTGGTTGGTAATTCATCAAGTGGCCTTTATGAAGTACCTTCATTTAAAAAGCCAACTGTTAATATTGGTGACCGTCAAAAGGGCCGTTTGAAAGCATCATCGGTCATCGATTGTGAACCTATTGCCAGCGATATTGTAAAAGCTATTTACCAAGCATTAACAGGAGATTTTTCAAACACAGTTAATCCTTATGGAGACGGTTATAGCACTGAAAGAATAATTTGTAAACTTAAACAGATTACTAACCCCAAAAGTTTGTTGAAAAAACATTTTTATGAGGTGGACTTTTAA
- a CDS encoding oligosaccharide flippase family protein, with translation MLKKIIQQNKLLSDLVSIGFVTVFAQMLSFVSDIWVRKLLGPEQYGIWLTLSLAFIYGQLSHLGVLNAINREIPFFIGKNDLENVKRLKSIAFGSLFGFPLLLSLLLGIGSTLFSFIYKWNNLMVYSIVATSIILFIQTICNYGEVIYKSEEDFSGLSKLLLIKIVIKAVLTILFVKFMGFPGLFWGLAISLLVELYLARKKFKHLRITFNFKKTYELSKIGFPILLVGTAWTLITSLDRVIISFLLSPLQLGYYSIALITYSTLMMITQVVNQVIYPKFPYLYGKTNNKQKLKELVEKLNMLFAPVISIVVGLIYIFLPLLVKIILPEYLPGIIAAQILVLGVYPITLVGMAGHLFNTLSKQGIILKALGLTAILNIILSILMIKLNYGIEGVAVGTSIAYLLYMLVINYKALIILNTSRVKSFIFSWSLLFPLLLVMIPIILLENLMVKYILKTILQISYVIISGGILFWISLTKYKKTKTSGIEVGEGA, from the coding sequence TTGTTAAAAAAAATAATACAACAAAATAAGCTTCTCAGTGATTTAGTTTCAATAGGTTTCGTTACTGTTTTTGCGCAAATGCTTTCTTTTGTATCTGATATCTGGGTTAGGAAGCTTTTAGGCCCAGAACAATATGGTATCTGGCTTACGTTATCACTAGCTTTTATTTACGGCCAACTTTCGCATTTGGGTGTTTTGAATGCAATTAATAGAGAAATACCTTTTTTCATTGGCAAAAACGATTTGGAGAATGTAAAACGACTTAAAAGCATCGCTTTTGGATCTTTGTTTGGGTTTCCTTTATTATTGTCATTGCTATTAGGTATCGGGTCGACTCTATTTAGCTTCATTTACAAATGGAATAACTTAATGGTTTATAGTATCGTGGCGACTTCAATTATCTTATTTATCCAGACGATTTGTAATTATGGAGAAGTTATTTATAAATCCGAAGAAGATTTTTCAGGGCTCTCTAAGCTTCTATTAATAAAAATTGTAATTAAGGCTGTGCTAACTATTTTATTTGTTAAGTTTATGGGATTTCCTGGGCTTTTTTGGGGTTTAGCAATATCATTGTTGGTTGAACTCTATTTAGCAAGAAAAAAATTTAAGCACCTTAGGATTACTTTCAATTTTAAAAAAACATATGAATTATCTAAAATAGGTTTCCCAATTCTTTTAGTAGGAACAGCATGGACTCTAATTACAAGTTTAGATAGGGTAATAATATCTTTTTTATTATCTCCGCTACAACTTGGATATTATAGCATTGCTCTTATTACTTATTCTACTTTGATGATGATAACCCAGGTGGTTAATCAAGTGATTTACCCAAAGTTCCCCTACCTATATGGTAAAACAAATAATAAACAAAAATTAAAAGAATTAGTCGAGAAACTTAATATGTTATTTGCTCCAGTTATTTCCATTGTTGTGGGTCTAATCTATATCTTTTTACCATTGCTAGTAAAAATAATTTTGCCAGAATATCTTCCAGGAATAATAGCAGCACAAATCTTAGTACTTGGAGTCTATCCTATAACCTTGGTTGGAATGGCAGGACATTTGTTTAATACATTATCGAAACAAGGTATAATTTTAAAGGCACTAGGCTTAACAGCAATTTTGAATATTATACTTAGCATATTAATGATCAAGCTTAATTATGGGATAGAGGGAGTGGCTGTAGGCACATCGATAGCTTATTTATTATATATGTTAGTAATTAATTATAAAGCGCTAATTATTTTGAATACTAGTAGGGTTAAAAGTTTTATATTTTCGTGGAGTTTGCTTTTTCCACTATTATTGGTAATGATTCCAATAATTCTTCTGGAAAATTTAATGGTTAAATATATATTAAAAACAATTTTACAAATAAGTTACGTAATAATATCAGGCGGAATATTGTTTTGGATTAGTTTGACTAAGTACAAAAAAACAAAAACAAGTGGGATAGAGGTTGGTGAAGGGGCCTGA
- a CDS encoding LegC family aminotransferase: MISKLDLNAIVTTIKECLPKERDIIGLHEPVFTGNEWAYIKDCLDTGWVSSVGKYVELFEKQLADYTGVKHAVAVMNGTAALHIALILVGVKPNDEVIVPDLTFVATANAVAYCSAIPHFADSSEKTLGLDPYKLEEYLNDIAEVRYGECFNKKTGRRIKAVVPMHTFGHPVDMDPLVELAQRFKLELVEDAAESLGSYYKGRHTGNWGKVSAVSFNGNKTITTGGGGAILTNDEEIGKLAKHLTTTAKLPHKWAFNHDMIGYNYRLPNINAALGCAQLEQLPLFLKNKRALAEKYRKAFSKINGVKFFTEPEFATSNYWLNVLILNKEYAHERDKLLELTYTHGIQTRPVWILMHKLPMYQTCPRMDVSMAESLEARIINIPSSPFLCR; encoded by the coding sequence ATGATAAGTAAATTGGATCTTAACGCAATTGTAACAACTATCAAGGAATGCCTACCAAAAGAACGGGATATTATTGGATTACATGAGCCTGTTTTTACTGGGAACGAGTGGGCATATATAAAAGATTGTCTCGATACTGGCTGGGTTTCTTCCGTAGGTAAATATGTTGAACTATTTGAAAAGCAACTAGCAGATTATACCGGAGTAAAGCATGCAGTGGCGGTAATGAATGGGACTGCTGCTTTGCATATTGCTTTAATATTAGTTGGAGTTAAGCCTAATGATGAGGTGATTGTACCAGACCTAACTTTTGTTGCAACCGCTAATGCTGTAGCATACTGTAGTGCGATTCCACACTTTGCCGATAGTTCTGAAAAAACATTAGGTCTGGATCCTTATAAACTTGAAGAATATTTAAATGACATAGCTGAGGTTCGGTACGGAGAATGTTTTAATAAGAAAACGGGACGTCGCATAAAAGCAGTTGTGCCTATGCATACATTTGGACACCCGGTAGATATGGATCCCTTGGTAGAGCTCGCTCAACGTTTTAAATTAGAACTAGTTGAAGATGCAGCAGAGTCTTTAGGCTCATATTATAAAGGACGCCATACCGGAAATTGGGGAAAAGTATCAGCAGTAAGTTTTAATGGCAATAAAACAATTACTACCGGCGGCGGAGGAGCAATTTTAACAAATGATGAGGAAATTGGCAAATTAGCAAAACATTTGACAACAACAGCTAAACTGCCTCATAAATGGGCTTTTAATCATGACATGATTGGTTATAATTACCGTTTGCCAAATATTAATGCCGCGTTAGGCTGTGCCCAGTTGGAGCAATTGCCTCTTTTTTTGAAAAACAAGCGTGCTTTAGCAGAAAAATACAGGAAAGCTTTTTCCAAAATCAATGGAGTTAAATTTTTTACGGAACCTGAATTTGCTACAAGCAATTATTGGCTCAATGTGCTTATATTAAATAAAGAATATGCGCACGAAAGAGATAAATTACTTGAATTGACATATACTCACGGAATTCAAACTCGACCAGTCTGGATCCTCATGCATAAACTACCTATGTATCAAACTTGCCCACGAATGGATGTGAGTATGGCCGAAAGCCTGGAAGCAAGAATAATTAATATTCCGAGCAGTCCATTTTTGTGCAGGTAA
- a CDS encoding cytidylyltransferase domain-containing protein, which produces MFNKYSILGIIPARAGSKGLPGKNIKPLLGKPLINYTIEEAKKSVVLDRLIVSTDSTEIALVAKNADAEVPFIRPSELATDGAKSMDVVQHAMRWIERYDQKYDLVMVLQPTSPLRKAIDILNALNVLIKKNANAVVSVCETEHHPWWCNTLPENGSMEHFIRHDIINTNRQELPIFFRLNGAIYLAKWDFLKTQGSWFGQSTFAYKMPRERSIDIDTELDFHICEIIMRKEFQ; this is translated from the coding sequence ATGTTTAACAAGTACTCGATATTAGGAATTATACCAGCGCGAGCCGGATCAAAAGGTTTACCAGGGAAAAATATTAAACCTTTATTAGGAAAACCCCTAATAAACTATACAATTGAAGAAGCCAAAAAGAGCGTGGTTTTGGACAGGCTAATTGTTTCTACTGATTCAACAGAAATAGCCTTGGTAGCAAAAAATGCTGATGCTGAAGTACCTTTTATTCGACCATCTGAACTAGCAACGGATGGAGCAAAAAGTATGGATGTAGTGCAACATGCAATGCGCTGGATAGAGAGATATGACCAAAAATATGATTTGGTTATGGTGTTACAACCTACTAGCCCGTTAAGAAAAGCAATAGATATTTTAAATGCTTTAAATGTTTTAATTAAAAAAAACGCAAATGCGGTGGTTTCTGTATGCGAAACAGAACATCATCCCTGGTGGTGTAACACTCTACCAGAAAACGGGAGCATGGAACATTTTATTCGCCACGACATAATCAATACCAACAGACAAGAATTACCAATTTTTTTTCGTTTAAACGGAGCAATATATTTAGCTAAATGGGATTTTCTAAAAACACAAGGATCTTGGTTTGGACAAAGTACATTTGCATATAAGATGCCCAGAGAACGTTCAATCGATATAGATACGGAACTAGATTTCCATATATGTGAAATAATTATGCGTAAAGAATTTCAGTAG